From Candoia aspera isolate rCanAsp1 chromosome 4, rCanAsp1.hap2, whole genome shotgun sequence, a single genomic window includes:
- the LOC134496548 gene encoding olfactory receptor 5V1-like: MEEQNQTALTEFIILGFRNLQEIHLLLFSGFFTIYLFTVVWNAFIVLMMLVDQKLQTPMYFFLGNLSFLDICYTSTTIPQMLAHLLSEKNSISFLGCAFQAYFFFSFVGIECLLLAVMAFDRYVAICNPLRYTLIISKTFCLQLATACWAGGLLNSVVHTTFAFQLPFCGNNHLDAFYCDIAPLLRSSCGDTSLNQVLLLSIGLFIAWTPLACILLSYGYIISTILRMHSSEGRQKAFSTCSSHLTVVLLYYGSSIFTYSSSNTSYSSNQAKLIPVIYSVLTPLLNPIIYTLRNKDVKDAWRSTIKEVKL, encoded by the coding sequence ATGGAGGAACAAAATCAAACTGCCCTGACCGAGTTCATCATACTTGGCTTTAGAAATCTGCAGGAGATCCACCTTTTGCTCTTCAGTGGGTTCTTCACCATTTATCTCTTCACTGTGGTGTGGAATGCCTTCATTGTTTTAATGATGCTGGTGGACCAGAAGCTCCAAAcccccatgtatttcttcctcGGGAACCTCTCCTTTCTGGACATTTGCTATACTAGCACCACTATCCCCCAGATGCTGGCTCATTTACTCtcagaaaaaaacagcatttccTTTTTGGGCTGTGCATTTCaggcatatttctttttttcttttgtgggcATTGAGTGCCTCCTTCTTGCAGTTATGGCCTTTGACcgctatgttgccatttgcaatcctctACGCTACACACTGATTATTAGCAAAACATTTTGTCTGCAACTGGCCACGGCCTGCTGGGCTGGTGGCTTACTTAACTCAGTGGTACATACCACTTTTGCCTTCCAGTTACCATTTTGTGGCAACAACCACCTGGATGCCTTCTATTGTGATATTGCTCCACTGCTGAGATCATCATGTGGAGACACTTCTCTCAACCAAGTTCTCTTGCTCTCCATTGGCCTTTTCATAGCCTGGACCCCTTTAGCATGCATCCTTCTGTCATATGGTTATATCATTTCAACTATCTTAAGGATGCACTCTTCAGAAGGGAGACAAAAAGCTTTTTCCACCTGTTCCTCCCATCTCACAGTGGTCCTTTTGTACTATGGAAGTTCAATTTTCACTTATTCGAGTTCAAACACTAGTTATTCTTCAAATCAGGCTAAGCTTATTCCAGTAATATATAGTGTTTTAACCCCACTTTTAAATCCTATCATATATACCTTGCGCAATAAAGATGTCAAGGATGCGTGGAGAAGCACAATTAAAGAAGTTAAGTTGTAA